CTCATAATCTCCTTCACTTTTCAATGCCAACGCCTCTGAAAAAGCTTTAACATCAGCATGCCAAGGCACATTCTCCATCGTCAACTTTGAAGTAGCAGATGTTCCACAATATGTAACGCCTTTGATTTCGATAAAATCCGGTTTACCGATGCTAAAGAGGTTAAAATATGCATCTATATCCTCTGTATTCCACCCTTTCACAAGAGTCAAGCGATAAACTGTTCGCTGATGTTTGTCTCTCAATGCTTTCAAAGAATCAATAAATCTCTCCCAAAAATCTCCAAAAAGGGGTCTATCAATTGCCTTCAAACTATCCTTTGTGGCAGCATCGACACTTACATATAACTGGGTAATAGGCTTCAAAGCTTTAATCTTTTCAGGGAACTGAGCATTTGTTACCAAGAAAGTTGAAATCCGCCGCCGGTGCAGCTCATCGACAAGTGCATTAATTTCAGGATACATTATAGGCTCACCAACAAGTGATAAGGCACAATGCCTAGGAGACAGACCTTCAGTTAGCCGTTCTAGTGTAACACCAGGAACTCCTTTCATTTGCTTGATCATCTTTGAGTGCATGTCAATAGCAGAGTTCACAATTTGTAGAGGATCATCCATCTTCCACTGCCAACTTTTTCCAACTGGGTTTGTGTGGTGTCTCCAGCAAAACACACATTTATTTGCACACGCTAAGCTAGGTGTCGCTTCCATGCACCTATGACTTTCTATACCATAAAATGAATGCTTGTAGCAACCTCCTCGGCCTCTGAGTTGCGACTTTGTCCATCTACAGATTTTGACACCACTATGTGAACCAATAATTTTGTACCCCTGTTTCTCCAGACTCGCCCTGATTACTGGAGTAACCATATCTTTCTTCCCATTTGAAACCCCATTAGTTTGGGCTACTGCTGCTGATCTCCTGGAAGGTCCTTTACCAGCAATATCCTCAAGATCAACAATGTCCGGCTCTGCGCTATACTCATCATCCGACTCTTCCTCACTTTCTGCATCACTCTCGGCACTTACACCATTAGCAACCACGCCACCATTTTCAAGCATCTCACCCTTTAAAAATTTAAGCAGCCTCCCGCTCCAAGCGTCGAAAACTTCATCGACATCGCCCTCATCCACATCTCCTTCCCAAACCGGCAATATCTCGGCGCCGCCCAATCCTCTCATCCGCCTTGACAAGTCCTTGGCCACTGCATTGAACGTGGAGCCATAGGCTCGACTCCCGACTCCGAACACTGCAAACTCGCATTGCGAAAGCAACAGCGACCCCACCCTAAAATCTTCGGCACTCTCCGCTAGCCAATTGGTGAAAAACCTTGCGTCCGGAGGCGCTTTCCCATCATCCCATGTCGAAGCGATGATCAAAACTAGGGTTTCCTTAGGGAGGTCCTCTGGCTCGTAGTCCTTGGCGTCGACGAGATCAAACTCGAAATTATTAGAAGCTAGAAGATTGAGTAAACGACGGGCAAGGGCTTTGGAGGTACCTGTTTGGGAGATAAAGAGGATCTTGGCTTTGCGAGTGGAAGAAGATGAAGTTCTAGGGTTAGGGGTTAAGGAGAATCTCAGGCTTTTGAGGCGGCGAGATTTGTAGAAGCAGTAGAAAGTGGTGGCAGAGAGGAGGGCGAGTAGAGTTAGACGCGCCGGAACGGAAGAGAGGGTCATTGGGGGAAGTAATATATGTAGTCTTAATTTAGTGAGAGAGTGTTCTGAGCTTCATGGAGTGGAGAGGAGAAAACGAAGTTAGTTTATGAACGTGAAAGAGTGAGTGAGAACCAAGCTAGACGGCGACGGCTATGGCTGGCGATTGGCGATGGAGGTTTTAGCTTGCTATgaaaatatttgagaatatttGTTCAACCATTTATGGGGATGGTTGATTTATCTATCGcaaatttgaaaattttaataataatgaGACCAAAGGCTTctaaagtaaataataataaaaaattatcgtATTTAACCgttattttatttcatttggaAGTGATTGCACTCTCATTTAGATATATATTAAATGTGTagaaaagaaatttttttggttttacgggttttctattttttaatgttaactttagctaaatatttttatatcataatatttttatatttatagataatttaagatttaaataaaataaataattaaaaaaaaaagttaaaatatgatatttttgaaatattttataataataattaaaataagatattttacaataataatcatttaaaaataataaataattaaataaattaaaatatgatatttttcaaatattttacaatgataattatttttaaataataaataattaaacaaattaaaatataatatttttgagatagtttacaatgataattatttaaaaataataaaatgatacattttataacttaattaaaatttaattaaacttaaactcacttattataataatatcatattaaacatataatataatctattatgAATTagcaacatttaaaaaaaaaaactaacaataaacataatttaaaatccacgtataatatttaatattacattaaatttataatatataatcttaaacaaaataaataaattaaaacaaacataaacttaaacaaaaataaataaattatttaattaaaataaaatatttattttaaaatttatattacattaataaaaatttaataaaataattaataaattctataaataagacTAAGCAAACTTGCATATATACAAACGTCGCTTGCATCTAGTAGTCAATAGTAGGTTTGTtggtttttttcttttctttttataaaataaaataaagaattaaAAACAAATTTTTAGTTTCAATAAATCTTTTTTCCAAACAAAAAAGAATTTagcatttttaaaacaaaatcaataaatattttgaaagtcctacatattcaatttttttttttaattttaaaatcatttCGTAATTCCATATCCATGAAGACCTTAATTTAGGAATTCAGATATCCATAAATAGAAAAGAAATCCTTAGAGCTATATTAAAATGGGAGTTGTTGACAATAATACATAAAATATTGAGTAAGACACTAAAACCAATAAAAGCAAAATAgtttgtgcatgcatctcatggTTAAGAAACATACGATAAGATGGAACAAGTGTATatacaaaaaagaaaaacaatagtGCATATATTAGAGGATCAAAATATCATCTGGTACATCAACTAACAAAttaacaagtttttttttttttttttctcgttTTTCTGGGTCATTTTTTTTAGGTACTAAGTTCATTCGTACATTGGAACATCAACGTTCTGCAGGGTTAAGACTAACCGTTAACATGAGGATCAGTCACCTTTTGGCCATTTTTTCTAACTAGTGAAGATATGCGGTCTGGTACTGGTAGCCATTTGCAAAGTAGTTGCCATGTCCTGGGGAGAGACTGTAAGTTGCAGAACCGAGCAGAGAAGGACAATGGTTGTCATTTGGTCCGGGGTAGACATAGGGTCGTTCATACATGTACTGCGGATACCTGTTTTCGGCAACTCTAGGATAGAAAGTCTTTTCAGCAGGAATGTTAGTAACACGAGGCCCAACCCCAACGCCGTTAGCCCGAGGTCTCTTTGGTTGAGGCTTTGCTGCTTCAGTCACCCTTTTCTTGTCTGCCTTGGCCTTCTCCAGCTGGATAACCCTTTTCTGCAGTGGATCCACAGGGTACTGCTCCTCGAGTTTATGCTCTTCAATGCACTTCACCACAGCCTTAAGAGCAGTCAACTCTCGCTCATTCACCTCATTCTGAGACAACAATACAGTGGTTAGGCAAACTTGCTTGATTTTACCAACACGCTTGTATCGGTGTTGACCCATATTACAAAATATGAGATGCATGTAAGTTATTCAAATTTGTACTAAAAGTCCATGCACCTGAACAGTGGGAGATGTATTCcctggtttggatggtgaaacagCTTTTCTTGCCTCCTTCAAGTAAGATTTCAGTAAAGCCACAGGAGAGAACTGCTCTGTCAGTTCAAAAGCAAAAGCCAAGTTGACAGCATCAATTTGTCTTCCACTATTAACCAGTACTTCAATTACACCTGTAGAATCCAATGAAAACAAAAAGTGATTGGAAATTTGAATTGTAACAGAACTTCCTCTTTTTTAATGTATTTCCGTCAGAAGCTAGAATTGCCATCTATCTATCCATCCCCACCGAGCAATGGGAGCCTCGTCAGAATTGCCAGCAAATGCAAAGTGAGCTTCACTTGATTAGCTGGATTTCACAAAGGTGCAAGTGCAAGATCCACATGTACACACTACTTTACAATCACCCAGGATTAAACATATATAGCAATCCTTAAGAAATAAtgaggtatatatatatgtatagaaggaaaaaaaaagtaaaaaagattaaaagaaagaggaagagaccAAATATAGCAGCACCAAGCCATCATCAAAGTTTTTCAAAGGGAAAGAAATACATCTAATTTTGACAAGCTGAGGTTATTAGTTCTAATATCACTTTAGCAGTAAAAAATATCAACAGGCGATCTATGACATGCTCAAATTCATATGCACAATAATTTACAAACCTGGCATTTTCTCGGACAGTCCAAGGGAACGACACAGATCAGCTGTTTGTCGACGACGAGAAACCATTGGTACTAGCCTGGAcaattcttcctcatcaaaatcaGAGGCAATATTAAAAGTTGCCAGAAGTTGCAGAAATGCATGAGCTTCTAACGAGTTCCCATTGCTAGCATCCAGATCAAGATCATCCAACTTTGGCTTCCATTCTTCAGCAATTTCTTTTGCTTGCTCCTTAACCTCTTCTGTGATTACCTCAGAAGCAGAGACCAAATCTAGGCTTGTTAACAAAGTGCTCAGACATTCCATCAACATGATACATGTGCGGCGAAGACCCAAGAGATTTGAATCCTTCTTTCCATCCATATTGGGAGCTTCCACACGATAAAAGTCTTCCAAAGACTCTAACACAAAAGATGCAGGATTGATTGCAGCTCTTAATGCAAATGGAATTTCCTCCCTTATGGCAGCAAGATTTTTTCTGTTGTCTGATATAAATTTGTGAAGCCCTTCTGAGTCCATCTCTTTACATAGTTTCACTAACTGGGGATAAGACTTCACACCTGCATGCTCATTTTCAAGACTTTTCATTCCCTCCAAGCTACCATCAGAAATTGTAACATCTTGTGGTGTCTCGTCCATGCTTGGCTGTGCTTTTTGACCCTCAGTAGTCACAACAGCTGGATCATCAGATGAAACCTTCCTGTGCTTATCTCGAACATTAGCAATAGCAAATACAGCAGCATCCCTCTTCTCTTGAAGCTTGTCCAATGAAGCTTGTTCCTTGGCCACtatatctccttccttcttcaCCAGCAAATCTCGGGCTTTCATTGTTTTGTTCTCAAACTCCTTTTCTTGGTCTTCCAACTCATGAAAACGCCTCTTTAAAGACTTTTCAAGCCCGTGAAAATGttcttcaagttctttccattttAAATTAAGGGTTACAGCCCTGTGGCTTTCAAGTTCAGCAAATGCTTTCTGAAGCTGTTGTATCTTCGAGGTCGTAGAGTCTATCAGCGTAGCAACTGAGTGAGTATTATCCATGACAGAGAATCTGCAGGCAATACAAGCTATAAGAAAAGAAGGATATAAGTATTTAAATGCAACCAATAAAAATAGGTTGCAGAAATAAAATTGGACCACAATCCACCAGAACAAACTCAACTAATTACAATTTCAATACCATGCAATGCAATTTGATATTACACCAGGCTAACCAAATGCATGCTAACAAAAGAAAAGGCCTCTTATTGATACCATGATGCCTATTCCAAAATAACAACTTTTGACAAAGCAAAGGCACTGAACTTCacacgcacacacacacacaccccACAAAAAAAAAGGTGAGTAACTAGCCTTTCATTATAGAAAAGAACTAATGAATCATTTACAACAGATGCAACAATAGAATATGTACCATCCAAACTCCAAAGGCATAACGAAAATTCTATGTATATAAAATTCTGAATAAGATAATACtccaaaaataacttaataataaaCATCTGATCCATGTAAAATTACAAATCCAGACAGAAAGATCATAATGAAACATCTCATGTCCAAAAGTAGGAGGAATTAACAGCACTAACCGCCAGGGATGATGTTTTCATAAATTTTGGTTTGCGTTCTTACTTCACTCTACATATATTCTTGCAATACTTCCCACATGTAATTTTTGTTGATCATCTTCCATCTTAATTAACACATATCATAAAGAAGTCTCTAATCAGCATTTCAAAGTCTCTTGGGACACAAAATTTTCATACATAACATACAAGCGAAGTGAAccttttttaatattataaaagCTGATAGTTAGAGTGTTAGACTACTACAATGTCATGCCGGAAACACATCTTGAAAATCACAAACACTGGAAAGTAACCCATATGGTCTCTTACGTCAAAGCATCCCTGAGACAGTACCTGCAACAAATCTTCCCAACCAAACAAAGAATTCCATTTATCCAAAACTACGAGTCTAATACACACAAACATTATTCTCAAGACTCCTTAAAATTAATCATTATATATGAACAAACTAGACGGTAAAATGATAGAAACTTCACTACCCAGCCTCGCCAGTTTCTACAACCCTTTTCACTTCTCCGATGATCAACTCGAAAAATGCATTTATTATTACTTAAGACTCCACTTGACGACTAAAATTCACCATTAAGAAGTAAAAAAAACTCATCGTGGGAAGCTGAATCGAACAGATAAAACAAACAACTCGCTAAAAAcgacaaaaaaataaaagaaaaaaaaaactcaccagtGATAATAACAAGCTCAAATTCAACGAATAAGATATCCAACTATGAGATCGCCTgatgttaaattaaaaaaaaatatcaataataattaaaacCCTAACCAAGAAAAATAGTAAAATTGAAATAAACAAAAACGAAGCGGCTGAAAAACAAGCAAGTACGTCCGGACAGAAATTTCTCAAAATTAGCTACTCCAAATGAGAAAAATCTCCGAAGTAACCAAAATTTTCTACGAAAATGACGACATTTTCTTCGTAAACAAACAGCGCCGATCTGGTTAAAAAAGCTAAAACTAACAGATTAGAAATCAGAACAGTGCATCATAAAGAGAAAAGAGAGAATTTTTACCTGATTAGATGATTCAGGTAGGTGTAAGGATAGATAATTTTGGGGTAGAAACGATGAATCAATCAATCCATTAGGTCGAAACTTGAGATGAGTGGCTGCTACTCTGCAAATCCCTACATAGACGCACaaagacaaagagagaaaagaggAAAGTTGAGACAAGCGAGAGAGGATGTTTTTATCGCATGGCAGCCTTCTTTCCTTTTTTACTTTTTTCGGCCACTCTCTTTTTTGCTACTTCCCCACCCCAAGTGTCGGGCGCTTAACACTGTTTATTTGCTTTTGGCTAGTGGGCGAGTGCTCTCATCCATAATTGGAGTGCTCCTAAGCTTTCCACCTGGCTCTCTATAATGAGCTCACACTGACGACTTGtctttttcatttttaattaaattatcgggagtttaatttgaaaaataaaatttttaaaaaaattattattttaaatttaaacaaataaaacgtTAGCTCAGCTCAGCAAATAATGATCCATTCGTGAAaggtattattttttttttggttgttcTTAACGtatttgattaaacaaaaagttGAAAAGAATCTTTGTAGTCTGAAATCTGTTtgattgtaatataaatataggAATAAATGACTgtatttatattataaattattattattatgtgttaaAAAATGGAATGGATAAACTCCCGACTTGTATGGATATAACAATTGTCAGTTAAACAAGGTAACGTAATCTCTGCAAAGTCGTACTAATAGCTCAATTTGTAAATAACTATGTTGGCAATTAGTACGAATGATGCTATAAATATTTGAATTAgggtgtgtttatatatatactagatgtAATATACATATTTACTTAGTTTAatatatagaatttattaattatttttattaaatttatattaatatcatataaattttgaaataaatattatattttaattaaataatttatttatttttgtttaattttatgtttgttctagtttatgAGTTTTGGAGTAACactaaaagattatatattatatgtttaatgtaacattaaatattatacgtgaattttaaatttaagtttcttactaatttttaaaaaaaattatttgttgctaattcaaagtagattatattatatgtttaatatgacattattctaataagtgagtttaagtttaattaaatgtttatttaagttataaaacatatgtttttattatttttaaataattatcattgtaaaacatctcaaaaatatcttattttaatttgtttaattatttaaaaataattatcattgtaaaatatctaaaaaatatcttatttttaatttgtttaattattaattatttttaattaagtatcattctaaaatatctcaaaaatatcttattttaatttttttaatttttaattttatttatttaagtttaagtgtttagaaactactattaaatataagaatattccgttaaagttaaccttaaaaaaaccgttaaaatcaataatttccgttatctacacacttattatatagaagagatatattatACTAGATGcgcgtttgcttagttttatttatagaatttattacttatttttactaaatttatattaatgtcatataaatatcttattttaattaaatcatttatttatttttgtttaagtttatgtttgttctagttttttaatttgggagtgacaacaagagattatatattatatgtttaatgtaatattaaatattatacatagattttaaatttaagtttattgctagttttcttaaaaaaaacattttgttgctaattgacagtagattatattatatgtttgatataatattattctaataagtgtgtttaagtttaattaaattttatttaagttatgaaatgtatgatattattatttttaaataattatcatagtaaaatatttcaaaaatatcctattttaatttatttaattatttattatttaaaaataattatcattgtaaaatatctaaaaaatattatattttaatttttttaattatttattatttttaaataattattattgtaaaatatctcaaaaatgtcttattttaatttttttaattaattatttatttaagtttaagtgtttacaaactacgattaaatataaaaatattctgttaaatataagaatatttcgttaaagttaacattaaaaaaaataaaaaactgttaaaacaaaaaaaattcgttatctacacacttattatatagaagagatattatgGTAATTCCCTTATTATAAAGattgtaatatatttttcttaattatattgTCATTTATTTTCAAATAACATGTAGATATGCTGAGCTGGTAAGCCAATATGAAGAAGAGATGGAAATGATGAATTCGGAAATAGAATATAGACAAATTCTCTCTTGCACCCCCTAAAAGAGCACATCATTACACATCATTACacaatattgtagttatttagagcatcttgcaaattttcagaaaattctaaataatttacattgccgaaaataagattcaaacaTATTACCTTCCACgcttgaataaaaaaattagtcacataaattattcaaatataaTGTACAACATGTTTTGAAACTAGTTTTCGACAcgataaattatttagaattttttaaaaatctataggatattcaaaataaataaataaaaaatcgtCGAAAATAATTTTCGAGCTAAAAATATCAGGTTTTACTGAAAAATTCCCCTAAAATATATATACTTTCATACCACTCAAatatttttgttataatttttgctttacctttttatatatataatatcttatCATCACTCTAgttgctattttttttatatacactCGTGACTAATTGATaaagtataatattattgatttgatttgatttaatcTCTTTCTAAATCAAATATTATTTGTTGGTTAGGCCCAGAGAGGCAGGCATGGGCCTAGATCCATTTTGAGCCCATTTAGTGGCTTACGGTTTTGGGTTGGGCACTGAAGGGGACTCCCTCCGTGCGAATACGTTATTTTCCAAAGTAAGTCTCGTGCTCCATTCATCAGTCCAAGTCGTCTCCGAGCTTGACAAAAATGGCCGGTTTGTTTGACAAGTCAAGCTCTTGCATTAAGTTGGAACTAAGCTGTATCTGTTTTGGGATTGTGGTGGCTCTGTATCCCAAGAATATGCTGCTGAGTAGTAGAGCTCTTGACGGTTTTGCATTTATTCTTTTATGGTTGATGCTTCGTTCTAGCTCCTGCCATGGTGATCAGAATGATATTAATTGCTTGAAGAGTATAAAGGAGGATTCACTAGAAGACCCGTTTGGTTATTTGAACTCATGGAATTTCAACAATTATGCTGAAGGCTTTATCTGTCAGTTTACCGGGGTAGAGTGCTGGCACCCTGATGAGAGTAAAGTTCTAAATATTCGGCTTTCGGCATGGGACTCAAGGGTCCGTTTCCTAGAGGAATTGAAAATTGCAAGAGCTTAACAGGCTTAGATCTTTCAAATAACAAGCTTTATGGTCCTATTCCCACTGATATCTCCAAACTCATTGGGTTTGTGACAACTCTTGATCTCTCATCCAACAATTTCTCAGGGCCTATACCCCAACTGCTCTCTAATTGTACTTATTTGAATGTTCTCAAACTTGATCATAATCGGCTCACCGGTCAGATTCCTTTAGAACTTGGCCAGCTCTCTCGGCTTAAAGAATTTAGTGCTACCAACAATCTTCTCACTGGGCCAGTGCCCATTTTTCAAAGCAAATTAATTACAGCACAGAGCTATGCAAACAATCCGGGACTCTGTGGGGTTGTTTTGGAACCTTGTGAAGCAAGTCCAAAGAAGTCTTGGACTGTAATTATCGCGGCATCAGCTGTTGGTGGTCGTCAGGTGGACCAGACAGAACTGGAAGACTATCAGTTGGCACGGGATAGAACAAGATGAGAGATAAAGCCACCCAGAAGATACGCTGAAGCTGATCTTATAGCGTATGCACTAGCGTCAGTTTCACCTGAAGAGATACCAGATCCAACTACCTATGACGAAGCTGTATCGAgcaaatatgggaagaaatggtTGGATGCTATGAATTTGGAGATGGACTCATTGAGGAAGAACAGTACGTGGATAGTGGTTCCAAGACCTCAAGGGCAGAAGGTAGTATCATGCAAGTGGATTTTCAGAATCAAGGAAGGCATGGTAGAAGGGGAACCACCAAGATACAAAGCGAGATTAGTAGCAAAAGGGTTTACACAAGTTGAGGGGATAGACTACACAGACATATTCTCACCTGTGGTGAAGTACAAAACCATTAGAATGATGCTGGCAGTTGCAGCACATGAAGATCTTGAAGTGGAACAGTTAGATGTCAAGACAGCGTTCTTAAATGGCGTCTTAGATGAAGAAATCTACATGGAGCAACCACCTGGTTTTCAGGTGGAAAACAGTAAAACAGAACTGGTGTGTTTGCTCAAGAGATCATTGTATGGTTTAAAGCAGTCACCAAGGCAGTGGAATAAGAGGTTCAACTTGTTTGCTCAAGAAATTGGCTTTGTGAGATCAAAATTTGATTCTTGTTTGTATTACAAGGATTTGGAAACAACAGGTACGGTATTCTTGTTGCTGTACGTTGATGATATGATGATCATAGGCAGAGATAAGACCAAGATCAAGTTCATCAAGGATAAACTCAAGAGTGAGTttgaaatgaaagaccttggaccCGTGAAGAAGATTTTAGGCATTGAAGTACTTAGAAACAAAAAGGAAGGAAAGTTGGTTCTCACTCAAAGAAGCTACATCGAAAAAGTGATGAAGAAATTCAGTTTGGAAAATTCTAAAGCTACTGCAATACCATTGGCTGGACACTTCAAGTTGTCAAATGAGCAATGTCCTAAAACTGAGTTTGAAAGAAGGGAAATGGAAAAAGTTCCTTATGCAGTGGCTGTAGGATGTTTGATGTACATTATGGTAAGCACAAGACCTGATATTGCACATTCTTTAAGTGTTTTGAGCAGGTATATGTCCAACCCAGGTCCGGAGCATTGGAATGC
The genomic region above belongs to Humulus lupulus chromosome 1, drHumLupu1.1, whole genome shotgun sequence and contains:
- the LOC133786206 gene encoding S-adenosyl-L-methionine-dependent tRNA 4-demethylwyosine synthase-like; the protein is MTLSSVPARLTLLALLSATTFYCFYKSRRLKSLRFSLTPNPRTSSSSTRKAKILFISQTGTSKALARRLLNLLASNNFEFDLVDAKDYEPEDLPKETLVLIIASTWDDGKAPPDARFFTNWLAESAEDFRVGSLLLSQCEFAVFGVGSRAYGSTFNAVAKDLSRRMRGLGGAEILPVWEGDVDEGDVDEVFDAWSGRLLKFLKGEMLENGGVVANGVSAESDAESEEESDDEYSAEPDIVDLEDIAGKGPSRRSAAVAQTNGVSNGKKDMVTPVIRASLEKQGYKIIGSHSGVKICRWTKSQLRGRGGCYKHSFYGIESHRCMEATPSLACANKCVFCWRHHTNPVGKSWQWKMDDPLQIVNSAIDMHSKMIKQMKGVPGVTLERLTEGLSPRHCALSLVGEPIMYPEINALVDELHRRRISTFLVTNAQFPEKIKALKPITQLYVSVDAATKDSLKAIDRPLFGDFWERFIDSLKALRDKHQRTVYRLTLVKGWNTEDIDAYFNLFSIGKPDFIEIKGVTYCGTSATSKLTMENVPWHADVKAFSEALALKSEGDYEVACEHVHSCCVLLAKTDKFKIDGQWFTWIDYEKFHDLVASGRPFDSKDYMAVTPSWAVYGAEEGGFDPIQLRYKKERHHKKSSQSTARPG
- the LOC133786215 gene encoding FRIGIDA-like protein 3; this encodes MDNTHSVATLIDSTTSKIQQLQKAFAELESHRAVTLNLKWKELEEHFHGLEKSLKRRFHELEDQEKEFENKTMKARDLLVKKEGDIVAKEQASLDKLQEKRDAAVFAIANVRDKHRKVSSDDPAVVTTEGQKAQPSMDETPQDVTISDGSLEGMKSLENEHAGVKSYPQLVKLCKEMDSEGLHKFISDNRKNLAAIREEIPFALRAAINPASFVLESLEDFYRVEAPNMDGKKDSNLLGLRRTCIMLMECLSTLLTSLDLVSASEVITEEVKEQAKEIAEEWKPKLDDLDLDASNGNSLEAHAFLQLLATFNIASDFDEEELSRLVPMVSRRRQTADLCRSLGLSEKMPGVIEVLVNSGRQIDAVNLAFAFELTEQFSPVALLKSYLKEARKAVSPSKPGNTSPTVQNEVNERELTALKAVVKCIEEHKLEEQYPVDPLQKRVIQLEKAKADKKRVTEAAKPQPKRPRANGVGVGPRVTNIPAEKTFYPRVAENRYPQYMYERPYVYPGPNDNHCPSLLGSATYSLSPGHGNYFANGYQYQTAYLH